TTGTTACAAAAAGGCTGAAAAGAAGGTAAATAAATACCACTCCTATAATGACTTCAATGGTAGATAGACCGGACATTTTTAAGGTTTTTAGGTTAATAAATAGGTTATGGAATTTTAAAAGCGTTTATTTTCCAGTTGGACATTTGATTTTTTTTCTTTCCATCAATTTTATTGATAGGTTGATGGAAAGAAAATCTTATAACAATCAGATAATTAGCTTATTTCTATAATTAAATTTAGATTAAACGGAATTGTCAACAAATGTTTTTTTCAAACTTGTAACCCTATCCCGGATTTCGGCTCAAGGTTTACAACCAGTTATATTACTTTGATTTTGCAAATTCCATCCTAAGTTCAATAGTAACTGTCTTTCCTACAGTAGCTCCTCCGGCTTCTGTAAGGGCATTCCATTTCAAGCCGTAATCGAAACGGTTGACCTTAGAAACCGCTTTAAATCCGGCTTTTATATTACCATAACCGTCTTTTGCCGTACCTCCATAAGTTACATCGAATTTTACAGGTTTGGTAATCCCATGTATGGTAAGGTTGCCGTTTAACTGATATTTATTCCCGGAGATTTTTCTGAAAGAAGTACTTTTAAAAGTCATCTGTGGATATTTTTCTACCTCAAAGAAATCAGCTGATTTCAGGTGTTTATCCCGGGTATCATTATCTGTGGAGATGGAATTTACATCCACCGTAAAGTCGATGGATGAGCCTGCAAAATCAGGCTTTTTGGCCATAACTGTTCCGTTGTAAGATTTAAAATAACCTTCAACTTCAGAAATCACCAGGTGAGTGACTGTAAATTTCACTGAAGAATGAACATTGTCCACCACCCATTTCGTTTGGGAAAACAATGATGCTCCCAGGAGCATAAAAGCAAATAGAGCAATAACTTTTTTCATAATGGTTAGTTTTGATTATTTATAGTTGAACTTATAGAAAAACAACTAACAATAGTTAATTGTTGCAATTAAGGTTTTCTATTTCTAAATCAAAGCATAACTGTTTAACTGCTATTAAATTTAAAGAATATTTTCGGATTAACTGATATCCGAAATTTATAAATTTCAGGAAGTTGGTAAAATAATAGGATTACTTTAGAGTAGTCACTTTTGTAAGCCGGGGATTAAAAAAGTAGAACAGGGAAAGTAGACAAAACTTTCCCCTCTAGGAATAATTGTGATGGAATAATTATTTGTAGAAATTTTTTGAAAAGGCCGAGAATTCATCTTCACCGCGTAAAATTCTTTTATCAAGGGCATGAAAAAAACCCAGTCCATAGCCAAATAGTTGTATGTAACTAGCCACGGGCGAAAGCAGAGCCACCAGAATATTTTTTTCCAGAAGGAATGAGTCTGCAATAATTAAAAGAATATAAAGCAACAGTGGCAACAGGAATATTATATTCCAAAGACTAAGAAGCAGAAGAAGAACATTACCTGCCACAAAAACTGCAGGCAATAAATGAACCATCTTGAGCGAATGGGGATGCCGTTTGTAAAGGTTTATCCGGGCTATCCCTGAATTATAGACCTGTTTGTAGAATTTTTTAAGGCTGGTCCGGCGTTTGTGATAAACAAAAGCATCCGGAATGAGTTGCGTCTTAAAACCTGTTTCGATTATGCGAAGGCTTAGGTCAATATCTTCGCCAAAGCGCATTTCAGAATAGCCGTTGGTTTTGTCAAACACTTCCTGGGATATACCCATATTGAAGCTGCGCGGGAAAAACTTATCCAGTTGTTTCTTCCTGCCTCGTATTCCTCCGGTAGTAAAAAACGAAGTCATGGAATAGTTTATGGCCTTTTGAACGGGAGTGAATGATGAATGAGCCTTGTCCGGGCCTCCATAAGCATCTGTATAATTTTTATCCAATACCTCATTGACTGTCGCCAGATACTGCGGTGGAATAATACAATCCGAATCAAAAAAAACATAATAATCACCCGAAGCCTTTTGAACACCGAAATTTCTGGTTTGCCCGGGGCCGGAATTATCCTTGTAATAATAACTGATATCCAATGTGTTTTTGAACCTTTCGGCTACCAGGTTACTTGATAAGCTCGAACCATCTTCAATGACCAAAACTTCAAAGTTTCTGTATGATTGCAGTTCCAGACTCTTTAATAATTCCGTCAATTCATCGGGCCGGTTATAAACAGGAATGATTACCGAGAACTTGCGCATTATAAAATTTCTTTTTCAACCAGGTAGGCATTTCTGTCTGAAGAGTTTCTGGTTATCAGTTCCCCTAAAAAACCTGCCAGAAACAATTGAGTACCCAGTATCATTGCAGTCAGGGATAAATAAAAATAAGGGGTCTGGGCAATGAGTAATGCTTTGATATGGTGTTGAAGGCAATACCATTTATCAATGCCAATATAAAGTACGGCAAAGAAACCCAGGATAAACATCAGGGTGCCTAAGACGCCAAAGAAATGCATAGGGCTTTTTCCGAATTTTGATATAAAGGATATGGTCAGCATATCAAGATAGCCATGAACAAAACGTTCCAGCCCGAATTTTGAAACTCCATATTTCCTTTTTCTGTGTTGAACGACTTTCTCACCAATGCGGGTAAATCCGGCTTTTTTCACCATCACCGGGATATAGCGGTGCATTTCACCAAAAACCTCAATGCTTTTAACCACCGTATTTTTATATGCCTTGAGTCCGCAATTAAAATCGTGTAATTTAATGTGTGTAACCCTGCGGGCCGTCCAGTTGAAAAACTTGCTTGGAAGAGTCTTGGAAATGGGGTCGTAGCGTCTCTTTTTCCATCCTGAGACCAGATCATAATTTTCTTCCATGATCATTCTGTAAAGCTCCGGGATTTCATCAGGACTATCCTGCAGGTCTGCATCCATGGTTATGACCACATCACCTGCGGCAATTTTAAAACCCTTATATAAAGCGGCAGATTTGCCATAGTTTCTTCTGAATTTTATCCCTTTTATAGCCGGATTTCCTTCAGAGAGTGATTCAACAACTTTCCAGGAATGATCGTTGCTGCCGTCATCAACCATAATCACTTCGTAGCTGAAATTATGTTCATCCATTACCCGTTTAATCCAGGCAGCCAATTCAGGCAAAGATTCTTCTTCGTTAAAGAGTGGTACTATTACTGAAATATCCATTATTCTTAATTCGTTTTTATTAACAGGTGAATTTATTCCCCTGGTTTCGCATTGCTATTTTCCTTGTTATCGCTAGTATTGTTATCTTCTGGCAGCTCGGGTTCGTCTTTTATAAATTCGGCTCCTTCAATATGATTTTGAACGTTTCCATTATTGTAGGCAAAGGGTGAAACTTCTTTTCTCAGGAAAATGGATAGAATTAAAGAAAAGATAAAACCATAAAAAGTAAGGGAAAATACTTCGGAGAAGGCATAGAATATTGGTGTAGCAAATTTCTTTTGCATATTCATGGCCATTTCAACTTTATCGTCGGGCATTCCACTTTTGACCAGGTTCTCTTCCACCATTGCCAGAATTTTGTCAATTAGTCCCGGGTCAATAAATTTAAGCAATATATAAG
This genomic interval from Bacteroidota bacterium contains the following:
- a CDS encoding glycosyltransferase is translated as MRKFSVIIPVYNRPDELTELLKSLELQSYRNFEVLVIEDGSSLSSNLVAERFKNTLDISYYYKDNSGPGQTRNFGVQKASGDYYVFFDSDCIIPPQYLATVNEVLDKNYTDAYGGPDKAHSSFTPVQKAINYSMTSFFTTGGIRGRKKQLDKFFPRSFNMGISQEVFDKTNGYSEMRFGEDIDLSLRIIETGFKTQLIPDAFVYHKRRTSLKKFYKQVYNSGIARINLYKRHPHSLKMVHLLPAVFVAGNVLLLLLSLWNIIFLLPLLLYILLIIADSFLLEKNILVALLSPVASYIQLFGYGLGFFHALDKRILRGEDEFSAFSKNFYK
- a CDS encoding YceI family protein; protein product: MKKVIALFAFMLLGASLFSQTKWVVDNVHSSVKFTVTHLVISEVEGYFKSYNGTVMAKKPDFAGSSIDFTVDVNSISTDNDTRDKHLKSADFFEVEKYPQMTFKSTSFRKISGNKYQLNGNLTIHGITKPVKFDVTYGGTAKDGYGNIKAGFKAVSKVNRFDYGLKWNALTEAGGATVGKTVTIELRMEFAKSK
- a CDS encoding glycosyltransferase family 2 protein, translated to MDISVIVPLFNEEESLPELAAWIKRVMDEHNFSYEVIMVDDGSNDHSWKVVESLSEGNPAIKGIKFRRNYGKSAALYKGFKIAAGDVVITMDADLQDSPDEIPELYRMIMEENYDLVSGWKKRRYDPISKTLPSKFFNWTARRVTHIKLHDFNCGLKAYKNTVVKSIEVFGEMHRYIPVMVKKAGFTRIGEKVVQHRKRKYGVSKFGLERFVHGYLDMLTISFISKFGKSPMHFFGVLGTLMFILGFFAVLYIGIDKWYCLQHHIKALLIAQTPYFYLSLTAMILGTQLFLAGFLGELITRNSSDRNAYLVEKEIL
- a CDS encoding DUF4199 domain-containing protein, whose protein sequence is MEEFKSNTMSKNAMNYGAIVGIALVIFNLLTYLAGVSTSKNVSYLSFLIIILGIFFCIKHYRDKILVGGITYGKSLGMGTLICLYSGIIYGFFTYILLKFIDPGLIDKILAMVEENLVKSGMPDDKVEMAMNMQKKFATPIFYAFSEVFSLTFYGFIFSLILSIFLRKEVSPFAYNNGNVQNHIEGAEFIKDEPELPEDNNTSDNKENSNAKPGE